GATGTTTGAGAAACTAGGCCGTTCCAATGGTTCTCAAAAGCTTAAATACAGGTCCATAATGTTCAACTTGAAGGATGGCAACAACACAGATCTTCGAAGAAGAGTTCTCCTTGGAGAGGTGAAGCCTGAGAAACTCATCATCATGACTCCTGAAGAGATGGCCAGTGACAAGAGGAAACTTTCAAATGAGCAGATCAAAGAGAAGGCCTTGTTCGAGTGTGAGCGGGGAGGGCCTCCTAAAGCCACAACCGATCAGTTTAAATGTGGCCGATGTGGACAGAGAAAGACTACTTACTATCAGATGCAAACCCGAAGCGCGGATGAACCGATGACCACATTTGTTACTTGCGTGAACTGCAACAACCACTGGAAGTTCTGTTGAGTGCAAAACGCAGCAGAATGATCGCTGAAGACCATAGATCCTGTCTTCTGTCGTATTTGAGGGTATTTCCTTTGAACTCCCATTAACATTTGGTTTTATTAGCACCTTCAGTTTTCATCTCGTTTCTTCATTTTGCTATTCGCTGCCCATATTGCATTCAAATTGTGGAATTCATGCATCATCATATCTGAGTTAAGCATCAGGATGTAGAACAGGATTTAACAGTTGTTTGTCTGGTGTATGCACTATGGGGGCATTGTTGTTTCCCTGATGGATAAATGGCACCTATGTTGGACTATATACCTCTTCCAATCTTTCAATTAATGCTAATTTAACATCATAAATTGGTTTGTCCTATCAAATGGAGTTACAAATCTTAATGGATTTAGGCTCTTTATCTCATTTTTTTATCAAACTAGTTACTGCTTGATCAAGCCTGATCAACTGAAGTTTCACCATGAGACTCCCACCAAAAATACAGCAGCAGAGATACAGTATAGAGAGACATGAAACAAACAACTACACTGAGGAAATGTCAGGCTACAGAACTATTCTCAGTTGATTAATATTGTTGTCTCCCAGAGGAAACAATCGAAATCAACCTTAATTGGATTCCATCAGTTAATTCCATTCTTAATTCTGCGTGACCAAGTTGCACAGCCAGACCTGCATTTATATCTACAAGATATTAATGGCGGAAGCTTCTCTTTTCTTTGCAGCAGTATCATACGAAGCTTCTCTTAACTCGTCGAGCTTGAGAAGGACTGGTGCGTTCACGAGCCACGCTTCGTGGTGACCGGTGGCTGTAGAACTCCGGGCGAGCGTCCATCCCTGCATTAAATCTTCTTCCCCCTCGTGCCTCGCATCTATGGCAACTGGAAGCTCGTCGGTGGGAGCTGCTGCTCTTCCCAGAACCCTCCAACCATTGCGTTTTGCCATTCCGGGCGATCCAATCGATGCTGATGGCCCCGTTGATTGAATCAGGTACGCTGTCATATCTGAAACGAGCCACAGCAGCCCCTGCTGTCGAGTGGCAGAGCCTCCGTCACTGCTCGTCAGCTGAGGGAAGGTGGTGTGGGGTGATGCACATGAAGGTATCCCCTCCTTGTATTGAGAGCTAACGAAGAGGGGCCCTACCCCTTACTAGCCTGCCCACCTTTGCTTCCTATAGTCTCTCCATTAAATCCCCAAAGGAAAAGAGAGGATGGAGAAGCATTTTAAGAGGCAAGGTTTGGTCGTACGTCACTGACATGCATATATAGTGAGGAAGACAGAAGGAGAGTGCTCCATGTCTAATGGAATGTGTTGTGGAACGCGAGTTCTGCAGAAgaggtgtgtatgtgtgtgtggagACAAAGGCTTCTGTCCGCCGAGGACGAAGCAGGCTGAGGGTTGGCTGTGGCCGGCCAGTAGTCAGAACTCCACCTTTATCAAGCCTGACAAGCGCTTTATTTATTGGCATTCGCCCATGCAGGCATGGTGTTCGACTGACGTTGCTCGCCTCTTCGTGCATCAGTCTGCTTCTCCTTTTTGGCTCCTCCATTGCGAGTGCATGAAGAGGAAAAGATAGGTTAGGCTTAACTTTTGTTGGAGGGCAAGCGGTAAAGTTGTAGATTAGGTCTGTCATTTTATTGGGTGAAAGATGTGTCTCGATGCATTCATGGATCCATACACATCGACTGCAGACCATCACAAACAGGCCTATCCACACTTATTGGGTGTCAGGTGTGTCTCCAATCTTTCTCTCCTTAGTCCCTCACCTTAGCTTCTCTTCCTAGTATGTGCTTGCACTTTTTTCAGCTCAGATCTTGTCTCTTCTCCTACTTCTCCTGCTTTTGGATCTCAATAAAGAGTGTGTATTCATCTCACCAACTCCCGTTCATCATCTGCAGATCTACTTGCATGACCAGTTCTCCTTTCCCCCACTTGATGACAGTCGCAAGCATCGAGCAGATGACCTCCATGCATGCACGAAGCTACTGAACAGGGCTTTCTAACGAAACCATCCAACCTCCTCTTCCTTATATATCTCCGAGGGCTGCTTCTTTCCTTGAAGACGATCATGGATGATGAGCTGCAAAGCTGCGGAGGCCGGAAGAGGACTGCCACCACCATAGCATTGCGTCCGCGAGAGGAAGGCCTCAAGTGCCCGCGATGCCACTCCcccaacaccaagttctgctactacaacaactataGCTTGTCCCAGCCGAGACACTTCTGCAAGACCTGCCGCCGGTATTGGACCATAGGTGGCGCGCTCCGGAACGTGCCCATGGGTGGCGGCTCCCGCAAGAGCAAGAAGTCCAAGTCCTCGTCGGCGTCCCGCCTTCCGGTGGATCCCGTCCGTGGACTCGCCGAAACAGGCAGCGGCCTCAGGTTTCTCGATGGAGTACCGTCTTCTGTGGCCATGGACTTCCACATacgtctgcatgctccacctgcaTCTGGGGCTTTCAGCTGCAGCAACCAGTGCATCAACTTTGTCGACATCTCACGCAGTACAACGTTCTCTTCTTCTTGTACTACTGCTGCTCTTCCTCCTCCAGTGGGCTTCGATTACCCAGTCCCTGCTGCTGCAGGTGTGTATGGTGAGGTCGGTGGTACTTCTATATCCTCTGCTGTGAACGGCATCAGCGTATCCTCCATCGAGCCCCTGAGCTCCATCAGCCAGGACCTCCATTGGAAGCTTCAGCAGCAGGGACTCTCCATGTTCACCGGACTCTCACCTCGTCCACTGGAGAACCAACAGACGCTCAAATCTTCTGATATTGCAGGCAGAGCCGGAGCCGAAGCTTGTGAGGTTAATGGATCCAGAAATCTTTGTGTTGGCGCTGGGGCTGATAGTTCACCAGCATGGTTCCCGGACAGTTCTTACACCATGCCGACTTCAAACAGCAGTATGCCTTGCAACACCATCAGCAACAACATCAACGAGAGCGCCAAGAGTGTCACCAACGTCAATAACATGAGCTATTGGGGTGGAACCTCAGCATGGAATGAGACGCCACAGTTCTCCACACTGCCTTAGGAAAGAAGAAGGCCAATGGAAGAGGTAGTATGACAGATGTGATCTCTCCAGTTCACTGCTGCTCCTTTCCGTAATCGTTTGCAGTTAAGCAGTCTGGGGAGTGTGAAGGATGGAATGATGTTGCAATCTTCTCCTGGCAGTCATTTCAACTTCCTACTTTCTTTCTCTTGCTGAAAgagtgtatatatatttatgtgtttATCAGCTGCTTCTGATCATAATTTCTGCAAATTCTCATAGTGATGTGTTCGAGTTCTTATAAAACATGTAAATGAACATACTCTCAGTTAATCTTGAGCTTCTCTTTCTTTCTATGGGGTATCTTTCAGGAACTCAAGCCTCAATGATTCTTGAATTGGTTCTGACGTCAAGCAACAGGACTAAAATGTGTTTAGAGTTTGATCCGGCCCAGCCCATTACGCCAACATCAATCTCTAATTGGAGGTCCGCTTTGGCCCATTTATATTCTTTGCTATCGTTGACTTATGCTTACTGTTCCCCTCAAAGTCTCGCTTCGTCTTTAAGTAAACACCATATTGTTCTCGTTCCTAGAAAAGCTAAATGCATTCATTATTAGTCACATATTTGACGTATCATTAGGCTATATTTTCGAATTACGTTGTTTTTTCCATCCATCCATTGCTCGCTAACGACGGCGGGATGCTGCGGACGGCGACGGTTCACGGCGGCGGCCGAGGCGActtgcttctttccacttccgtcTCCTTCGCCACCGACCTCCCCATTCGACATTGTTCCTTGCGAGCGGAGCACACGAGGCACATGCTCCGAAACACTAGTGGAAGCATCTCCTCCGTCGCGTCGAAGCAGACGCGACGTTCGACCGGATTTGCAGCCAGGTGTTCGGCGCAGAAACGCTCGGCGCCTTCCAAAAACATCGACTCGCCTCGTTTACAGACTCCCAAGCGGGGGCACAAGCCACCACCGAGATGAAGCCAGGGCGAGCTGCAGCAGAATAATGGCCATGGGGAAAAGTTGGCGCTCGTCCTCTCCCCAGCAACCCCTCGCTTCCGCACTCGCCGGGGAGGACGCCAAGAAGCCTCTTCTCTCCCCTTTCGAAAACGACACCAGGAAGAGTCACCCCGCAGAGTCCAAACTCCCACACCATTAACTCCACACGGTTGGCTTTTACCGGGCGTTTGATGCGTTTGTAGCCATAGGCGTGGCGAGAGATTCCCGCCTCCGCACCCGCGTCCCTCCACGAGGTGTTCGATGGAATGCGATGATGGGATTCGCCTGCGCCGCTAAGCGTAAGCAGTAGTAGTCTAAACGTATCACAGTGAACAACTCGTGACTCCACTGTGCCAAAAGAATCTTACAGAGATTTCTAATATCTCTTCTTCGATAATGTCTAAATACACCTAATAATCATACGAATGTAACATTGACACACGTAAAGTCTACGATATGACATCGGACAATACCGTCATCTACGAAATCGAAGGTATCGTCTTTCCGATATATTAAGCGGGACCGGTTTATAACTCGTAACGTAACGGTGGTCATCCATTATAAATACCGCTTACGCTTCGCCTCACACGCTAAGCAACTATTCTCTGCTTTGTTggctttccttctctctctctcgtctcctCAGCTTCTCTCCTCGGTGCAATAGTCGTAGATTGATCTCCTTCTTGTCGCGGCTTCGAGTTGAGCTACTGTGATGATGGGATCCACAGAGCGGAAAGAGCCTAAGGCTAGAGCGCGAGTGGAGGAGGTTCTCAGGGCCCTCAAGAAACAAGCTCCTCTCACAGCGGAACAGGTGCGGGGTTTGGACAcattttgctctctctctctctctctctctctatctatctatctatctattcttCGTCCAAGTAGAGATAAGGATGGTGTGAGATGCTGTGTGGGAGTGTTGCTTTGTTTGGTTTCATGAATCATGAACAGTGTGAAGCTTGTTCGGTGTGGGTCGATGACAGGAGAGGTTCTGTAGCGACGCGTGCGTGGATCGGTTCCTGCGAGGTAAGGGAGATAGCGTGAAGAAGGCGGCCAAGCATCTTAGGACCGTCCTCTCGTGGAGGGAGAGCATCGGAACAGGTAGGATCTCGTTGATCTCTCGATGCCGCAATGTTGTTCATCTGCCTAACTAGCTACTGTTGTCCTCTCTGAAACCCCAAAACCCCACAGAGCTTTTGCTAGCGGACGAGTTCTCTGCGGAGCTGGGCGACGGTATGGCGTATGTGGCAGGTCACGACGACGAGGCCAGACCAGTCTTGGTACAGTCTCCCCCCCCCACCACCACCATCTACCTACTCTTCTTCTGCTGACCAACGTACCATCGCTGCAGGTCTTCCGCATCAAGCAGGACGACCTCAAACTTCGTTCTCACAAGTCGTAATGATCGGCTCCCCTTCCTTGTTGCACAAtt
The DNA window shown above is from Musa acuminata AAA Group cultivar baxijiao unplaced genomic scaffold, Cavendish_Baxijiao_AAA HiC_scaffold_1082, whole genome shotgun sequence and carries:
- the LOC135666308 gene encoding dof zinc finger protein DOF5.7-like, with translation MDDELQSCGGRKRTATTIALRPREEGLKCPRCHSPNTKFCYYNNYSLSQPRHFCKTCRRYWTIGGALRNVPMGGGSRKSKKSKSSSASRLPVDPVRGLAETGSGLRFLDGVPSSVAMDFHIRLHAPPASGAFSCSNQCINFVDISRSTTFSSSCTTAALPPPVGFDYPVPAAAGVYGEVGGTSISSAVNGISVSSIEPLSSISQDLHWKLQQQGLSMFTGLSPRPLENQQTLKSSDIAGRAGAEACEVNGSRNLCVGAGADSSPAWFPDSSYTMPTSNSSMPCNTISNNINESAKSVTNVNNMSYWGGTSAWNETPQFSTLP